A portion of the Eubacterium maltosivorans genome contains these proteins:
- a CDS encoding aldo/keto reductase, with protein MIYKEFQDLKLSALGFGAMRLPVKDNDPNAAIDEAAAAKMVDDAIKNGINYFDTAYGYHNGQSEIVMGKILSNYPRKSYYLATKFPGYDLSNMSRVEEIFEEQLKKCGVDYFDFYLFHNVYEKNIDPYMDEKNGIMEYLLKQKAAGRIKHLGFSAHGRYDTIKRFLEAYSDQLEFCQIQLNYLDWTLQDARAKVELLNAYHMPIWVMEPLRGGKLASLSDENMKKLRTFRPEASAPEWAFRFLQSIPEVTMVLSGMSNEEQLKANMAVYEEEKPVNTKEMDCLLEVADSMVDSLPCTACRYCTTYCPKELDIPTILSIYNDARFTNSVITQMAVGALPEEKQPSACIGCKSCEEVCPQQLKISSAMTDFVDILNQPAGL; from the coding sequence ATGATTTATAAAGAATTTCAGGATTTAAAGCTTTCAGCCCTTGGCTTTGGCGCAATGCGCCTTCCAGTAAAAGATAATGACCCGAATGCTGCCATTGATGAAGCGGCAGCCGCAAAAATGGTCGACGATGCCATAAAAAATGGGATTAACTATTTTGATACAGCATACGGCTACCATAACGGCCAGTCAGAGATTGTGATGGGAAAAATACTGAGCAATTATCCACGCAAAAGCTATTATCTGGCTACAAAATTTCCAGGCTATGATCTGTCTAATATGAGCCGGGTAGAGGAAATTTTTGAAGAACAGTTGAAAAAATGTGGTGTAGATTACTTTGATTTTTACCTGTTCCACAATGTGTATGAAAAAAATATTGATCCCTATATGGATGAAAAAAATGGAATCATGGAATATCTTCTGAAACAGAAAGCCGCTGGCCGGATAAAGCATCTGGGATTTTCTGCCCATGGCAGGTATGATACCATCAAGCGCTTTTTGGAGGCCTACAGCGATCAGCTGGAGTTTTGTCAGATACAGTTAAATTATCTGGACTGGACGCTTCAGGATGCCAGGGCTAAGGTAGAGCTGCTCAATGCGTACCATATGCCGATCTGGGTGATGGAGCCGCTCCGTGGCGGTAAGCTGGCAAGCCTTTCCGATGAGAATATGAAAAAGCTCAGAACATTTCGTCCAGAAGCCAGCGCGCCAGAATGGGCGTTTCGCTTTTTACAGTCGATCCCTGAGGTGACAATGGTTCTTTCAGGCATGTCAAATGAAGAACAGTTAAAGGCCAATATGGCAGTTTATGAGGAAGAAAAGCCCGTAAACACGAAGGAAATGGACTGCCTTTTGGAAGTGGCAGACAGCATGGTGGACAGTCTGCCGTGCACGGCATGCCGCTACTGTACCACCTATTGTCCGAAAGAGCTGGATATCCCGACCATTTTGTCCATCTATAATGACGCCCGCTTTACCAATAGCGTCATCACACAGATGGCCGTGGGCGCGCTGCCGGAAGAAAAGCAGCCAAGCGCTTGCATTGGCTGTAAAAGCTGTGAGGAAGTCTGTCCTCAGCAGCTGAAAATTTCCTCCGCCATGACGGATTTTGTGGATATACTAAATCAGCCGGCTGGCTTATAA